One window from the genome of Natronomonas pharaonis DSM 2160 encodes:
- a CDS encoding ribosome biogenesis/translation initiation ATPase RLI: MSDDSIAVVDLDRCQPDRCNYECVNFCPPNRTGEECIITREERYEDDDHYAGGADQVSISEELCLGESCGICVEKCPFDAIEIINLPQELDENPTHRYGANSFALYGLPAPQEGRVTGILGPNGIGKTTAVHILADEITPNLGRFDDEPDWEAVLEAYRGTALQGYLDDLVDGDMTVARKPQYVDRIPESFDGKTRELLDGVDERGVADELVERLEIEAVIDQPIDTLSGGELQRVALAATLVRDADFYFLDEITPYLDIGQRVTAARLIQELSEDDRSMLVVEHDLAVLDLLADALHVAYGEPGVFGVVTPPKSTKSGINEYLKGYLENENMRIRPEAIEFEEHAPRTESFGETLVEYPDLTKSYGDGEFTLDVEGGQIQNNEVLGIVGPNGIGKSTFAKLLAGRLDPDSGSFDADLDISYKPQYVEIDQPMRVDAFLRSITDDFGSSYWNTEIAQPLQLDRIMEQDLTDLSGGERQRVAIAACLSKEADIYLLDEPSAHLDVEQRVLATRAIRRYTETHDKTAMVIDHDIYMIDLLADRLQVFEGTPAEHGRAGSPVGMREGMNTFLSNLDVTFRRDERTGRPRINKPGSQKDREQKKQGEYYYAPAENQ; encoded by the coding sequence ATGTCCGACGACAGCATCGCCGTCGTCGACCTTGACCGCTGCCAGCCCGACCGGTGCAACTACGAGTGTGTGAACTTCTGTCCCCCCAACCGGACGGGCGAGGAGTGTATCATCACGCGCGAGGAGCGCTACGAGGACGACGACCACTACGCCGGCGGCGCCGACCAGGTCTCTATCTCCGAGGAACTGTGTCTCGGCGAGAGCTGTGGCATCTGCGTCGAAAAGTGTCCGTTCGACGCCATCGAGATTATCAACCTGCCACAGGAACTCGACGAGAACCCGACCCACCGCTACGGCGCAAACAGCTTCGCCCTCTACGGGCTGCCGGCCCCACAGGAAGGGCGGGTCACCGGAATTCTCGGGCCGAACGGCATCGGGAAGACGACCGCCGTCCACATCCTCGCCGACGAAATCACGCCGAACCTCGGCCGCTTCGACGACGAACCCGACTGGGAGGCGGTCCTGGAGGCGTATCGCGGAACCGCCCTTCAGGGGTATCTGGATGACCTCGTCGACGGCGACATGACCGTCGCGCGCAAGCCACAGTACGTCGACCGTATCCCCGAAAGCTTCGACGGGAAGACCCGAGAGCTTCTTGACGGCGTCGACGAGCGCGGTGTCGCCGACGAACTCGTCGAGCGGCTCGAAATCGAGGCCGTCATCGACCAGCCCATCGACACCCTCTCGGGCGGTGAACTCCAACGGGTCGCGCTGGCGGCGACGTTGGTCCGGGATGCGGATTTTTACTTCCTCGACGAGATTACACCGTATCTCGACATCGGCCAGCGGGTGACCGCCGCCAGGCTGATTCAGGAACTCTCCGAGGACGACCGCTCGATGCTCGTCGTCGAACACGACCTCGCGGTGCTCGATTTGCTTGCCGACGCCCTGCACGTCGCGTACGGTGAACCGGGGGTTTTCGGCGTCGTGACGCCGCCCAAATCCACGAAGTCGGGTATCAACGAGTATCTCAAAGGCTACCTCGAAAACGAGAATATGCGTATCCGCCCGGAGGCCATCGAGTTCGAGGAACACGCACCCCGAACCGAGTCCTTCGGCGAGACGCTCGTCGAGTACCCCGACCTGACGAAATCCTACGGCGACGGCGAGTTTACCCTCGATGTCGAGGGGGGCCAAATCCAGAACAACGAGGTGCTCGGTATCGTCGGCCCCAACGGCATCGGTAAATCGACGTTCGCGAAACTGCTCGCCGGTCGCCTCGACCCCGACAGCGGGAGTTTCGATGCCGACCTCGACATCTCGTATAAGCCACAGTACGTCGAAATCGACCAGCCGATGCGGGTCGATGCCTTCCTGCGGTCGATTACTGACGACTTCGGCAGCTCCTACTGGAACACCGAAATCGCCCAGCCGCTCCAGCTCGACCGCATCATGGAGCAGGACCTCACCGACCTCTCCGGCGGCGAGCGCCAGCGGGTTGCTATCGCGGCCTGTCTCTCCAAGGAGGCCGACATCTATCTGCTCGATGAGCCGTCGGCCCACCTCGACGTCGAACAGCGGGTGCTGGCGACGCGGGCCATCCGCCGCTACACCGAGACACACGACAAGACGGCGATGGTCATCGACCACGACATCTACATGATTGACCTGCTCGCCGACCGACTGCAGGTCTTCGAGGGCACGCCCGCCGAGCACGGCCGTGCCGGCTCGCCGGTCGGCATGCGCGAGGGAATGAACACGTTCCTCTCGAATCTCGATGTCACCTTCCGCCGCGACGAACGAACCGGGCGGCCCCGCATCAACAAGCCCGGCTCGCAGAAGGACCGCGAGCAAAAAAAGCAGGGCGAATACTACTACGCGCCGGCCGAAAACCAGTAG
- the hjc gene encoding Holliday junction resolvase Hjc, with product MANSNAKGDRRERELVTKLDEAGFAVMRAPASGSATDRELPDVLAGDGETFYAVEAKSSAGDPIYLSGEEIEALVYFARNFGAKPRVGVRFDREDWYFFHPGDLYETDGGNYRVKKETALADGTDFAEFTGQSEKVTLDEIAVGSDVDETTREVLGAVERGDLSADDAAEML from the coding sequence ATGGCGAACTCCAACGCCAAGGGCGACCGCAGAGAGCGGGAACTCGTCACGAAACTCGACGAGGCCGGGTTCGCGGTCATGCGAGCGCCCGCTTCCGGCAGCGCGACCGACCGCGAACTGCCGGACGTGCTCGCCGGCGACGGCGAGACGTTCTACGCTGTCGAGGCGAAATCCTCCGCCGGCGACCCGATTTATCTCTCCGGCGAAGAAATCGAGGCGCTGGTGTACTTCGCCCGGAACTTCGGAGCGAAACCCCGTGTCGGCGTCCGATTCGACCGCGAGGACTGGTACTTCTTCCATCCTGGCGACCTCTATGAGACCGACGGCGGTAACTACCGGGTCAAAAAAGAGACGGCGCTGGCGGATGGCACTGATTTCGCGGAGTTCACCGGCCAGTCGGAGAAGGTGACGCTCGACGAAATCGCCGTCGGCTCCGATGTCGACGAGACGACCCGCGAGGTGCTCGGTGCGGTCGAGCGAGGAGACCTGTCGGCTGACGACGCCGCTGAAATGCTGTAG
- a CDS encoding response regulator, with amino-acid sequence MSGPAVLLVEDSGFMASHVSGTLEAAHGMDVRVAETAAEARQRLRDNDIDCLVVNTQLPDENGVEFVRSIQQSADLPSMPSLLFTGEFLEDVAAEAFDAGVVDVVSKEHHAGDSMVVFANRIKVAIDAFEQRLE; translated from the coding sequence ATGAGCGGGCCAGCGGTACTCCTCGTCGAGGACAGCGGCTTCATGGCGAGCCACGTCTCGGGGACGCTCGAAGCCGCCCACGGCATGGATGTTCGTGTCGCCGAGACGGCGGCGGAGGCGCGTCAACGACTCCGGGACAACGATATCGACTGCCTCGTCGTCAACACACAGTTGCCCGACGAGAACGGCGTCGAATTCGTCAGGTCGATACAGCAAAGCGCCGACCTCCCGTCGATGCCATCGTTGCTCTTTACCGGCGAGTTTCTCGAAGACGTCGCGGCGGAGGCGTTCGACGCCGGCGTCGTCGATGTCGTCAGCAAAGAACACCATGCCGGCGACTCGATGGTCGTCTTTGCGAACCGAATCAAGGTTGCAATCGACGCCTTCGAACAGCGGCTGGAATGA
- a CDS encoding DUF7472 family protein: protein MDRDAVAEAIVAFVGAGTLAGLIIWVGTAYTDGVLTEDGGLALVGAIAFFIVFMSLLGVGLSRRY from the coding sequence ATGGACCGTGATGCCGTCGCCGAAGCCATCGTCGCGTTCGTCGGTGCCGGAACGCTTGCCGGTCTCATCATCTGGGTCGGCACCGCCTACACTGACGGGGTGCTCACGGAGGACGGCGGCCTCGCGCTTGTCGGCGCTATCGCGTTCTTCATCGTCTTCATGTCGCTCCTCGGCGTTGGGCTCTCCCGGCGCTACTGA
- the priL gene encoding DNA primase regulatory subunit PriL, translating to MERLHARYPFLDAARDAVEAADVDLAALVADGGPAVERGRERVERALLSGTVAAEEPRIWSDRAELLSYPVARVLVSLLDVPGAVEKYAAAEAATARERFVDDFEADLELKSSADQRLTLDRLLADFDMAGRVEPLGDGRFSVAATAYLELAAGLDDPQWRLATRPLSAGTLPVSRPELYTLLREAVARRVAEGLPLSVPDVIAEPLDGELAAIRRQIEDLDPPTGFETVTPGLFPPCMRALLSRARDGESLPDESAFSLVSFLLGVGLDRDAVIELCSFDGERAARVRDRIQRLETDDGVVATPPSCTVIDEYGDCVDPDETCNRIQHPLSYYERQLDQQPAEELTDWRAQ from the coding sequence ATGGAGCGGCTCCACGCCCGGTATCCGTTTCTCGACGCCGCGCGCGACGCCGTCGAGGCAGCCGATGTCGACCTCGCAGCGCTTGTCGCAGACGGCGGGCCGGCCGTCGAGCGGGGTCGCGAGCGCGTCGAGCGGGCGCTGCTTTCCGGCACAGTCGCCGCCGAGGAGCCGCGTATCTGGAGCGACCGCGCCGAACTGCTCTCCTATCCGGTCGCTCGCGTGCTCGTGTCGCTGCTCGATGTCCCCGGCGCGGTCGAAAAATACGCCGCCGCCGAGGCCGCGACCGCCAGAGAGCGGTTCGTCGACGACTTCGAGGCCGACCTCGAACTGAAAAGCAGCGCCGACCAGCGGCTCACGCTTGACCGCCTACTGGCTGATTTCGATATGGCCGGGCGCGTCGAGCCGCTGGGCGATGGCCGTTTTTCCGTGGCTGCCACCGCATACCTCGAACTCGCCGCCGGACTCGATGACCCGCAGTGGCGGCTCGCGACGCGGCCGCTTTCGGCGGGAACGCTCCCCGTCTCGCGGCCCGAGCTATACACGCTACTCCGGGAAGCGGTCGCCCGGCGTGTCGCCGAAGGGCTCCCGCTTTCGGTGCCGGATGTTATCGCCGAGCCGCTGGACGGTGAACTGGCGGCGATACGGCGACAAATCGAGGACCTCGACCCGCCGACCGGCTTCGAGACGGTGACGCCCGGCCTATTCCCACCGTGCATGCGGGCGCTGCTGTCGCGGGCGCGCGACGGCGAGTCGCTGCCCGACGAGTCGGCGTTTTCACTCGTGTCGTTTTTGCTCGGCGTCGGCCTCGACAGGGATGCCGTCATCGAGCTCTGTAGCTTCGACGGCGAGCGGGCAGCACGCGTCCGAGACCGGATACAGCGGCTCGAAACCGACGATGGGGTCGTCGCCACGCCGCCGTCGTGTACGGTCATAGACGAGTACGGCGACTGCGTCGACCCCGATGAGACCTGCAATCGGATTCAGCACCCGCTATCGTATTATGAACGGCAACTCGACCAGCAGCCGGCCGAGGAGCTCACCGACTGGCGGGCTCAGTAG
- a CDS encoding DUF7474 family protein — MRLRYRCPGCRTTSNLHDPSCEFEGTDRTHIERAYTDLLAPLSARTYADEDALRDDVPTDRWSGLHTAVLRRLKSDQRIVEDDDGRLRLLPPDEYKDRVSRPTFEPLQTIYEQGSVPGAHDHSVFAIIAFYEMVGLSWEEAREQTIEWLHDSGTWNRGGFEEDTPEELVDSKKHVYEEGYGWKQAATEAKAVIDRRLQ; from the coding sequence GTGCGTCTCAGGTACCGCTGTCCCGGTTGCCGAACCACGAGCAACCTCCATGACCCCAGCTGTGAGTTTGAGGGCACCGACCGGACGCACATCGAACGGGCCTACACGGACCTGCTTGCGCCGCTTTCGGCCCGAACCTACGCCGACGAGGACGCGCTCCGCGACGACGTGCCGACCGACCGCTGGAGTGGTCTCCACACTGCGGTGCTCCGTCGGCTCAAAAGCGACCAACGAATCGTCGAAGACGACGACGGACGGCTCCGGCTGCTGCCGCCCGACGAGTACAAGGACCGCGTCTCGCGGCCGACCTTCGAGCCGCTGCAGACCATCTACGAGCAGGGCAGCGTTCCCGGCGCACACGACCACTCCGTGTTTGCGATAATCGCCTTCTACGAGATGGTCGGCCTCTCGTGGGAGGAAGCCCGCGAGCAGACCATCGAGTGGCTCCACGACTCGGGGACGTGGAACCGCGGCGGCTTCGAGGAGGACACCCCCGAGGAGCTCGTCGACTCGAAAAAACACGTCTACGAGGAAGGCTACGGCTGGAAACAAGCGGCTACGGAGGCCAAGGCGGTCATCGACCGCCGGCTCCAGTAG
- a CDS encoding universal stress protein — MYDRILLPTDMSAGVDRAIEHAIDAAQRYDAELHVLYVVDTDAYSSYPGDEYVHEFEGLEQALEQAGGDAVEDIAEAAADADVAAETTIQHGVPHEEILDYIDEKAIDLTVVGSKNRSEEYRRLLGSVAERVVHMSEKPVTVVKTPVEADD; from the coding sequence ATGTACGACCGAATCCTGCTGCCGACAGACATGAGCGCTGGTGTCGACCGTGCCATCGAACACGCCATCGACGCGGCACAGCGGTACGACGCCGAACTGCACGTCCTCTATGTCGTCGACACCGATGCCTACAGTTCGTATCCCGGCGACGAGTACGTCCACGAGTTCGAGGGCCTCGAACAGGCGCTCGAACAGGCCGGCGGCGACGCTGTCGAGGACATCGCCGAGGCGGCCGCCGACGCGGACGTCGCCGCCGAGACGACCATCCAGCACGGCGTCCCCCACGAAGAGATTCTCGATTATATCGACGAGAAGGCCATCGACCTGACCGTCGTCGGCTCGAAAAACCGTTCCGAGGAGTACCGACGGCTCCTCGGAAGCGTCGCCGAACGCGTCGTCCACATGAGCGAAAAGCCGGTCACCGTCGTGAAGACGCCTGTCGAGGCCGACGACTGA
- a CDS encoding SHOCT domain-containing protein — translation MATNDTLLRAVLVVIVAVLAVPLVMMTVAMPMAGVMHGGMWGNGTGMGGLWWLWSLLPLAVLIALGYGGYRLLVADGSDDSAMQELRTAYARGDLTDEEFETRRQRLKNSE, via the coding sequence ATGGCAACAAATGATACCTTGCTCCGCGCTGTGTTGGTCGTCATCGTCGCAGTGCTGGCCGTCCCACTCGTTATGATGACGGTCGCAATGCCGATGGCCGGAGTGATGCACGGCGGTATGTGGGGCAACGGCACCGGTATGGGCGGGCTGTGGTGGCTCTGGTCGCTTCTTCCCCTCGCCGTCCTCATCGCGCTCGGCTACGGCGGCTACCGACTGCTCGTCGCTGACGGCAGCGACGACAGCGCGATGCAGGAGCTTCGGACAGCATACGCGCGTGGTGACCTGACCGACGAGGAGTTCGAGACACGCCGTCAGCGACTCAAAAACAGCGAATGA
- the pheT gene encoding phenylalanine--tRNA ligase subunit beta yields the protein MPVVEVDPDELRSLAAIEDKSDDELKDDLFALGLEFEGESDDGDFELEFAPDRLDRLSVEGIARSLRYQYGHDRGIDVPKTNDAEWTITVDESVPEARPYVTGAVVRGLDLDDTQLDSLIQLQEKLHATMGRNRAKGAIGVHDLTMLKGGGARSDGKPSKSITYRGVDPDGDRFVPLDDDAERTPAEVLDAHPTGETYGHLVDGLDRFPAIYDDIGLFSFPPVINGSRTEVDTGTRDLFIELTGTDQWTIDRMLAIICYALSARGGRIESVAVDYGDRTLTRPDLSTTTKTVSHDRIETTLGVDLAGTDVVDLLERSGLDAEADTEGELTYEVEIPAYRVDVLHPADIVDDVGRAFGFNELEPQYPDVSTVGGRHDRSRLEDAVRNTLVGLGFEDLLNFYMTSETELFDRMSLSPDDNAVGAREPPTITEPYSEDYTVVRTWALPSLLMVLENNTHRAYPQDLAEIGLVAGVDESKPTNVAEHRSVAGVVARTDASYEDAKARLQAIGSAFGVDIKTPPTDHPSFIDGRTAAVVIDGEPAGVIGELHPRVLVEHDLEVPVAGFEFRLDALAD from the coding sequence ATGCCCGTCGTCGAAGTCGACCCCGACGAACTGCGCTCGCTTGCGGCCATCGAGGACAAGTCCGACGACGAACTAAAGGACGACCTCTTTGCGCTCGGCCTGGAGTTCGAGGGCGAAAGCGACGACGGCGACTTCGAACTCGAGTTCGCCCCCGACCGGCTGGACCGGCTCTCTGTGGAGGGCATCGCCCGCTCGCTGCGCTACCAGTACGGCCACGACCGGGGCATCGATGTGCCGAAGACCAACGATGCCGAATGGACAATCACCGTCGACGAGTCGGTGCCGGAAGCGCGGCCCTACGTGACCGGTGCGGTCGTTCGTGGACTCGACCTCGATGACACGCAGTTGGACTCGCTCATCCAGCTACAGGAGAAGCTCCACGCGACGATGGGCCGCAACCGGGCGAAGGGTGCCATCGGCGTCCACGACCTCACGATGCTCAAAGGCGGCGGCGCTCGGAGCGACGGCAAGCCGTCCAAATCCATCACCTACCGCGGCGTCGACCCCGACGGCGACCGGTTCGTCCCGCTTGACGACGATGCGGAGCGGACGCCCGCCGAGGTGCTCGATGCCCACCCGACCGGCGAGACCTATGGGCACCTCGTCGACGGACTCGACCGCTTCCCGGCCATCTACGACGATATCGGCCTGTTCTCCTTCCCGCCAGTCATCAACGGCAGCCGAACCGAGGTCGATACCGGGACCCGCGACCTGTTCATCGAACTGACCGGGACCGACCAGTGGACCATCGACCGGATGCTCGCCATCATCTGCTATGCGCTCTCGGCCCGTGGTGGCCGCATCGAATCCGTCGCGGTCGACTACGGCGACCGAACACTGACGCGGCCGGACCTCTCGACGACGACGAAGACGGTGAGCCACGACCGAATCGAGACGACACTCGGTGTCGACCTCGCCGGCACGGATGTCGTCGACCTCCTCGAACGGTCGGGGCTTGATGCCGAAGCCGACACGGAGGGCGAACTCACCTACGAAGTGGAGATTCCCGCCTATCGCGTGGACGTGCTCCACCCGGCCGACATCGTGGATGACGTCGGCCGAGCGTTCGGATTCAACGAACTCGAACCGCAGTATCCAGATGTGTCGACGGTCGGCGGCCGCCACGACCGCTCGCGACTCGAAGACGCCGTCCGGAACACGCTCGTCGGGCTGGGCTTCGAGGACCTCCTGAACTTCTATATGACAAGCGAGACGGAGCTGTTCGACCGGATGTCGCTGTCGCCCGACGACAACGCCGTCGGCGCACGCGAGCCGCCGACGATTACCGAGCCGTACAGCGAGGACTACACCGTCGTCAGGACGTGGGCGCTGCCGTCGCTGCTGATGGTACTGGAGAACAACACCCACCGCGCCTATCCACAGGACCTCGCGGAAATCGGTCTCGTCGCGGGCGTCGACGAGTCCAAACCGACCAACGTCGCCGAACACCGCTCGGTAGCCGGCGTCGTCGCGCGCACCGACGCCTCGTACGAAGACGCGAAGGCGCGGCTACAGGCTATCGGTTCGGCGTTCGGCGTCGACATCAAGACGCCACCGACCGACCATCCGTCATTTATTGACGGTCGGACCGCCGCCGTCGTCATCGACGGCGAACCGGCCGGCGTTATCGGCGAACTCCACCCCCGCGTGCTCGTCGAGCACGACCTCGAAGTGCCTGTCGCCGGCTTCGAGTTCCGGCTGGACGCGCTGGCTGACTGA
- the pheS gene encoding phenylalanine--tRNA ligase subunit alpha, with product MRLPETQLALLEAASATETKTVAQLAEALGEDPAAVTRAAFELETEGLVAVEEHVAEEVAVTEEGDRYRDDGLPEVRLYRAAVDAGADEEPVELGRLLGSAALDGPEVDIALSNFARKGYGHIDSGKVDAAPDPTHDPNADPEAEALDAIANDNAGYLDAEVLDRLESRGLIERTETTVRSVTLTDDGVTALMEGIETAETVGAVTPELLASGEWEDVEFAEYNVEADAEPVNGGKEHILRQTANRVKDVLVGMGFQEMEGPHADADFWINDCLFMPQDHPARTHWDRFALDVPGMDELPADLVERVEDAHRNGVGSEGDGYHSPWDEDFARAVALRGHTTSLSMRYLSGHAVGDLEPPQRYFSVEKVYRNDTLDPTHLLEFYQIEGWVMAEDLSVRDLMGTFTEFYEQFGITDLQFKPHYNPYTEPSFELFGEHPETGELIEIGNSGIFREEVLSPLGVDCDVMAWGLALERLLMLMYGFEDIRDVHGTLCDLELLRDVEVVQ from the coding sequence ATGAGACTGCCCGAGACACAACTCGCGCTGCTTGAAGCCGCCAGCGCGACGGAGACGAAGACGGTCGCACAGCTCGCCGAGGCGCTCGGCGAGGACCCGGCGGCGGTGACGCGGGCCGCCTTCGAACTCGAAACGGAGGGCCTCGTCGCCGTCGAGGAACACGTCGCCGAAGAGGTGGCGGTCACCGAAGAGGGCGACCGCTACCGCGATGACGGGCTGCCCGAGGTCCGCCTCTACCGGGCGGCCGTCGACGCCGGTGCGGACGAAGAACCGGTTGAGCTCGGCCGGCTGCTCGGGTCGGCCGCCCTCGATGGTCCCGAGGTTGATATCGCCCTCTCCAACTTCGCGCGCAAGGGGTACGGACACATCGACTCCGGCAAGGTCGACGCCGCCCCTGACCCGACCCACGACCCGAACGCCGACCCCGAGGCCGAGGCGCTGGACGCCATCGCCAACGACAACGCCGGCTACCTCGACGCCGAGGTGCTCGACCGGCTCGAATCCCGCGGCCTCATCGAGCGGACAGAGACGACCGTCCGCAGCGTTACGCTCACCGACGACGGCGTGACGGCACTGATGGAAGGCATCGAAACCGCCGAGACGGTCGGCGCGGTCACGCCGGAGTTGCTCGCCTCCGGGGAGTGGGAAGACGTGGAGTTCGCAGAATACAACGTCGAGGCCGACGCCGAGCCGGTCAACGGCGGCAAGGAGCATATCCTGCGCCAGACGGCAAACCGCGTCAAGGACGTGTTGGTGGGGATGGGCTTTCAGGAGATGGAAGGCCCCCACGCCGACGCCGACTTCTGGATTAACGACTGTCTCTTCATGCCGCAGGACCATCCGGCCCGGACCCACTGGGACCGCTTTGCGCTGGACGTGCCGGGGATGGACGAACTACCAGCGGACCTCGTCGAGCGGGTCGAGGACGCCCACCGAAACGGCGTCGGCTCCGAAGGCGACGGCTATCACTCGCCGTGGGACGAGGACTTCGCCCGCGCGGTCGCGCTCCGGGGCCACACCACCTCGCTCTCGATGCGGTATCTCTCGGGCCACGCCGTCGGCGACCTCGAGCCTCCACAGCGGTATTTCAGCGTCGAGAAGGTCTACCGCAACGACACGCTCGACCCGACGCACCTGCTGGAGTTCTACCAGATTGAAGGGTGGGTAATGGCCGAAGACCTCTCGGTCCGGGACCTGATGGGGACGTTCACCGAGTTCTACGAGCAGTTCGGCATCACCGACCTGCAGTTCAAGCCGCACTACAACCCCTACACCGAGCCGAGCTTCGAGCTGTTCGGCGAACACCCCGAGACCGGCGAGCTCATCGAAATCGGGAACTCCGGTATCTTCCGCGAGGAGGTGCTGTCGCCGCTCGGCGTCGACTGTGACGTGATGGCGTGGGGGCTGGCACTGGAGCGACTCCTGATGCTTATGTACGGCTTCGAGGATATCAGAGACGTACACGGGACGCTCTGTGACCTTGAGCTGCTGCGGGACGTGGAGGTGGTCCAATAA